One Deltaproteobacteria bacterium genomic region harbors:
- a CDS encoding RNA methyltransferase translates to MLADVHIVLSRPRYSANVGSVARACLNMGCPNLILVDPENWRIEEALPLATHHARHILEEARIVPDLGTALTGFHHVYGTTARTGGWRRNLRFPDQAAPLMAEQLAHGDQVALVFGPENTGLANEEIELCGQLLIIPTAPDMTSLNLAQAVLIVLYECLKAVSRDDLHPVAGAKDRLITQEERERCLQKIMDALLAIDYLKPDSAEYHMLPFRRFMGRSRIHLYEYNMLMGLCRQVMWMAGQTMARHKCPENSTPTFDHPPCNRGDSTRTTE, encoded by the coding sequence TTGCTGGCCGATGTCCATATCGTTCTGTCCCGGCCAAGATACTCGGCCAATGTCGGTTCCGTGGCCAGAGCCTGCCTAAACATGGGATGCCCCAATCTCATCCTGGTGGATCCCGAAAACTGGAGAATCGAAGAGGCCCTGCCCCTGGCCACCCACCACGCGAGGCACATCCTCGAAGAGGCCAGAATCGTTCCGGATTTGGGCACGGCGCTGACCGGCTTCCATCATGTCTATGGAACCACCGCCCGCACCGGCGGATGGCGGCGCAATCTGCGTTTTCCCGACCAGGCCGCTCCGCTCATGGCCGAACAATTAGCTCACGGCGATCAGGTGGCCTTGGTTTTCGGACCGGAAAACACAGGACTGGCCAACGAAGAAATCGAACTGTGCGGACAGCTTTTGATCATCCCAACGGCCCCGGACATGACCTCCCTGAACTTGGCCCAGGCCGTGCTCATCGTTCTTTATGAATGTCTGAAAGCGGTCAGCAGGGACGATCTTCATCCCGTGGCCGGGGCCAAGGACCGACTGATCACCCAGGAGGAACGGGAACGCTGTCTGCAAAAAATCATGGACGCTCTGCTGGCCATCGACTACCTGAAACCCGACAGCGCCGAGTACCACATGCTTCCGTTTCGGCGGTTCATGGGACGATCCAGGATTCATCTCTACGAGTACAACATGCTTATGGGCCTATGCCGTCAGGTCATGTGGATGGCCGGTCAGACTATGGCCCGACACAAATGCCCTGAAAACTCCACACCAACCTTCGACCACCCTCCCTGTAACCGGGGAGACTCCACAAGGACAACGGAATGA